One Capsicum annuum cultivar UCD-10X-F1 chromosome 2, UCD10Xv1.1, whole genome shotgun sequence genomic window carries:
- the LOC107857679 gene encoding uncharacterized protein LOC107857679, which translates to MSKVAKVDQRVKKYLVEAGYEKWARCHSPVNRGRMMTSNIAECINGCLIEARKLPILGFLEEVRILFAAWNCKNNEIASYTNTTFGRRFEEILTHNSVKALRMMVKPAGSYLYCVYDLGRRYIVDIERDTCNYGRYQIDEIPCPDGIAVLKSKNVDVKDYDRYCAELYRPQTIVKTYELPIVPMPDKKAWNVLRFVNDEKVLSPKYRRPPGSPKKGRHLKSSESLSSNSNRCGKYE; encoded by the exons atgtcAAAGGTTGCTAAGGTTGATCAAAGAGTTAAGAAATATCTGGTGGAAGCTGGGTATGAAAAATGGGCTAGGTGTCACTCACCAGTAAATAGAGGTAGGatgatgacttcaaatatagCCGAATGTATTAATGGTTGTTTGATTGAGGCTAGAAAACTTCCTATTCTAGGTTTCCTAGAAGAAGTTAGAATCTTATTTGCTGCATGGAATTGTAAGAACAACGAAATTGCATCGTACACAAATACAACTTTTGGCAGAAGATTTGaagaaattctaactcataataGTGTTAAAGCATTGCGGATGATG GTTAAACCAGCAGGGAGttatctttattgtgtttatgattTGGGACGGAGGTACATTGTAGATATTGAGCGTGACACGTGCAATTATGGTCgatatcaaattgatgaaataccttGTCCAGATGGAATTGCcgtattaaaaagtaaaaatgtgGATGTAAAGGATTATGATCGTTATTGTGCTGAATTGTACAGGCCACAAACCATAGTGAAGACATATGAACTCCCGATAGTTCCAATGCCAGACAAGAAGGCTTGGAATGTTCTACGTTTtgttaatgatgaaaaagtttTGTCGCCCAAATATCGAAGACCTCCTGGAAGTCCAAAAAAAGGAAGGCATCTGAAATCTAGTGAATCATTGTCTTCAAATTCAAACCGTTGCGGTAAATACGAATGA